One window of the Synechococcus sp. CC9311 genome contains the following:
- a CDS encoding flotillin family protein has protein sequence MFVAIGLTGAAGLWAFIALLRQLYYICQPSEALIFAGLRRTTGSGQKVGYRTVRGGSALRIPLLEEVMRLDLSNMIIDLQVTNAYSRGGIPLNVSGVANIKISGDEPGIHNAIERLIGKSQDEIRHIAKETLEGNLRGVMASLTPEQLNEDKVTFARTLLEEAEDDLQKLGLVLDTLQIQNISDDVLYLDSIGRKQLVELKRDSRIAEAEAKSQSAVKRAENERITSLRRLDKDLAIATANANKRVQDALTRRDALVAEEEARIGAELARAEAELPVQEQRIKQVTQQLEADVIAPAESECQTMMAEAKGEAATIIEQGRSQAEGLRDLVASLQRSGDDAKRLFLLQKLEPLLTMLSDTVRPIEVEEVNLIGERQGQTNLSIATLLKQLQVSTGFRLPEEITQKDSSNTIS, from the coding sequence ATGTTCGTAGCTATTGGGTTAACAGGTGCTGCAGGTTTATGGGCTTTTATTGCCCTTCTTCGTCAGTTGTATTACATCTGTCAACCGAGTGAGGCTTTGATCTTTGCTGGTCTGAGGAGAACAACTGGATCAGGTCAAAAGGTGGGATATCGCACAGTTCGTGGTGGAAGTGCGCTTCGCATTCCATTGCTCGAAGAGGTGATGCGCTTGGATCTAAGCAATATGATCATTGATCTGCAAGTAACAAATGCCTATTCACGTGGGGGTATTCCATTAAATGTATCTGGTGTCGCAAATATCAAGATATCAGGCGATGAGCCCGGAATTCATAACGCGATTGAGCGTTTAATTGGCAAATCTCAAGATGAAATTCGACACATTGCCAAAGAAACTCTTGAAGGGAATTTGAGAGGTGTGATGGCAAGTTTAACTCCGGAGCAATTAAATGAAGACAAGGTAACCTTTGCACGCACTCTTTTGGAGGAAGCTGAGGATGACCTTCAAAAACTCGGTTTAGTATTGGATACACTTCAGATTCAAAACATCTCAGATGATGTCTTATATCTCGACTCGATTGGAAGAAAGCAATTAGTTGAATTGAAGAGAGATTCCCGCATTGCAGAAGCAGAGGCTAAGTCACAGTCTGCTGTAAAGCGTGCTGAAAATGAAAGAATTACATCATTGAGAAGACTTGATAAAGACCTAGCTATCGCGACAGCAAATGCCAACAAGAGGGTGCAAGATGCATTGACGAGGCGAGATGCGTTAGTTGCTGAGGAGGAAGCACGCATTGGCGCTGAATTAGCTCGAGCCGAAGCAGAGCTTCCAGTACAAGAACAGCGTATTAAACAAGTGACACAACAATTAGAAGCTGACGTTATTGCACCTGCAGAGTCAGAATGTCAAACAATGATGGCGGAGGCGAAAGGTGAGGCCGCAACTATCATTGAACAAGGACGGTCTCAAGCTGAAGGTTTACGCGATTTAGTCGCATCACTGCAACGTTCAGGTGATGATGCTAAGCGACTATTTTTATTGCAAAAGCTCGAACCCCTTCTTACAATGCTAAGTGATACTGTTCGGCCTATTGAGGTTGAAGAAGTCAATCTCATTGGTGAACGACAGGGGCAGACTAATCTTTCAATTGCCACGTTGTTGAAGCAACTTCAGGTTAGTACAGGATTTAGGTTGCCAGAGGAAATAACCCAAAAAGATAGCAGTAATACAATCAGCTAA
- a CDS encoding ligase-associated DNA damage response DEXH box helicase, whose product MESLRQIESWFKQQGWEPSQFQRSSWNAYLEGASGLIQVPTGAGKTFAAVMGPIARILSDKTHNNGIRLLYITPLRALSRDLTIAIREPIEAMGWPIRVGTRNGDTTNAERMKQLKNPPQILVTTPESLCVLLGNPKVTELFENLESVILDEWHELIGSKRGTQTELALSWLRMQKPILQTWALSATIGNTDQASEHALGIRTKGKLINEAQKRSTNIKSIIPDNINGFPWAGHLGLRMYENLIEVLDVNKSTLLFTNTRNQSERWYQCLRFACPEMEEALALHHSAIDRAERECIEERMKNGQLRWVVCTSSLDLGVDFQPVERVVQIGSPKNIARLLQRAGRSAHCPGGTSQVLFMPTNALELLELSALRRGLDNDLIETRKPPHKPLDVLLQHLTTLACGPGFNPKETLIAIRGTASFKSITNEEWKWCLLFLEKGGSCLNAYSRYRKIEWNPHAERFFVREKSISRLHKLNIGTITSAPSIRVRFSRGAILGHVEENFISQLNPKDVFFFAGRQLELIRIKDMTAYVKVSTRKSKTVPAWAGGQMALSDLLTTKLRDEVELASKHILDTAELLALKPLLDRQQDLSILPKQNELLIETCVTKEGQHLFAYPFEGRFVHEGLGFLWASRFTKKQTSTITVSVNDYGFELLAPKTYPLTSHFTEILEHLLEDVNLESDLENALNLSELCKRRFRSIAQVSGLMVQGYPGKSKSSGQLQISSSLLWDVFRKHEPDNLLLKQARYEVLHDQLEMLRLKKALKRMRTGNIIHSEIQRPGPLAFPLLVERLRNRMSNESVLERITRMQNEALKHEY is encoded by the coding sequence ATGGAGAGTCTTAGACAAATTGAATCCTGGTTTAAGCAACAAGGATGGGAACCCTCACAGTTTCAAAGGTCTAGCTGGAATGCTTATCTAGAAGGGGCAAGCGGACTGATTCAAGTCCCAACTGGAGCAGGCAAGACATTTGCAGCTGTGATGGGACCAATCGCACGAATCCTTTCAGACAAGACACACAACAATGGAATACGACTCTTATACATCACACCATTAAGAGCTCTAAGTCGTGACCTGACAATAGCCATAAGGGAACCTATTGAAGCAATGGGTTGGCCAATTCGAGTTGGAACTAGAAATGGAGATACAACAAACGCAGAAAGAATGAAACAACTTAAAAACCCACCTCAGATTTTAGTCACAACACCTGAATCACTTTGTGTGTTGTTAGGTAATCCGAAGGTAACAGAACTTTTTGAGAATCTCGAATCTGTGATTCTTGATGAGTGGCATGAATTAATAGGAAGTAAGCGAGGAACACAAACTGAGCTAGCACTCAGTTGGCTACGGATGCAAAAACCAATTCTTCAGACATGGGCTTTGAGTGCCACAATTGGAAATACTGATCAAGCATCAGAACATGCATTAGGTATAAGAACTAAAGGGAAATTGATCAATGAAGCACAAAAACGTTCTACAAATATTAAAAGTATCATTCCTGATAATATCAATGGATTTCCATGGGCTGGACATCTTGGGCTAAGAATGTACGAGAATCTAATTGAAGTATTAGATGTTAATAAAAGCACTTTACTATTTACAAATACACGAAATCAATCAGAGAGATGGTATCAATGCTTGAGATTTGCATGTCCAGAAATGGAAGAAGCATTAGCGCTACATCACAGCGCTATTGATAGAGCCGAACGAGAATGTATTGAAGAACGGATGAAAAATGGACAGCTCCGATGGGTTGTCTGCACAAGTTCCTTAGACCTAGGCGTTGATTTCCAGCCCGTAGAAAGAGTGGTGCAAATAGGTAGTCCAAAAAATATTGCAAGACTTCTGCAAAGGGCAGGTCGATCGGCTCATTGTCCAGGTGGAACATCGCAAGTCTTGTTTATGCCGACAAATGCACTTGAGCTACTGGAACTTAGTGCCTTGCGTCGTGGACTGGACAACGACTTGATAGAGACAAGAAAACCACCCCATAAACCACTCGATGTTCTACTGCAACACCTAACGACTTTGGCATGTGGACCTGGCTTTAATCCAAAAGAAACTCTTATAGCAATTCGCGGAACTGCTAGCTTTAAATCCATTACCAATGAAGAGTGGAAATGGTGTCTACTATTTTTAGAAAAAGGAGGTAGTTGTTTGAATGCGTATTCAAGGTATCGAAAAATTGAATGGAACCCACATGCTGAGAGGTTTTTCGTTCGGGAAAAATCTATATCACGCCTTCATAAGCTAAATATTGGTACGATCACCTCTGCACCATCAATACGGGTTCGTTTTAGTCGCGGAGCCATCCTTGGACATGTAGAGGAAAACTTTATCAGCCAATTGAACCCTAAAGATGTTTTCTTTTTTGCAGGACGTCAATTAGAACTTATAAGGATAAAGGATATGACAGCTTATGTAAAAGTATCCACTCGGAAAAGCAAAACTGTGCCTGCGTGGGCAGGAGGGCAAATGGCCTTGTCTGATCTATTAACTACAAAGTTGAGAGATGAAGTAGAATTAGCATCAAAACATATTCTCGATACAGCAGAGTTATTAGCACTAAAACCACTTCTAGACCGACAACAAGACTTATCAATTCTGCCTAAACAAAATGAACTATTAATTGAAACCTGCGTAACAAAGGAAGGGCAGCATTTATTCGCTTATCCGTTTGAGGGACGTTTTGTACACGAAGGCCTTGGATTTCTATGGGCATCTCGGTTTACTAAAAAGCAAACAAGTACAATCACGGTATCAGTGAATGATTATGGCTTTGAGCTATTAGCTCCCAAAACATATCCATTAACAAGTCACTTTACTGAAATTTTAGAACATCTACTAGAAGATGTAAATTTAGAATCTGATCTTGAGAATGCATTGAACTTATCAGAACTGTGCAAACGGCGCTTTAGAAGTATCGCTCAAGTGTCCGGTTTAATGGTACAAGGGTATCCGGGCAAAAGTAAAAGTAGTGGTCAACTTCAGATTAGTAGCTCACTTCTATGGGATGTATTTAGAAAGCATGAGCCCGATAATTTGCTACTAAAGCAGGCACGATATGAAGTTCTCCATGATCAACTGGAAATGTTACGTTTGAAAAAAGCATTAAAACGAATGAGAACAGGTAATATCATTCATAGTGAAATACAAAGACCAGGACCATTGGCTTTCCCTCTTTTAGTGGAAAGATTGCGAAATAGAATGAGCAATGAATCTGTACTAGAGAGAATAACTAGAATGCAAAATGAGGCATTAAAACATGAATACTAA
- a CDS encoding flotillin family protein, whose protein sequence is MSSRLLHEQPSQPLGFLSRDQNNTVAGGVGIVVVSLVGLTLLSRWMIRICRPNEMLVVTGSRSNQGSQGFKGYRVVANGGWTFVKPVLETARRMDVTLLPVLVEVKNAYSNGGTPLNIQAIANVKVSTDPDVRNNAIERFLGRDSREIIQVAQENLEGNLRSVLAQLTPEEVNEDRLRFAEQIAKDVGDDLRRLGLQLDTLKIQSVSDDVDYLNSISRRRVAQIVRDAEIAEAEAIGQAERVEAEMEEKAEVVRTEAQTVVLEKDNGVRTKIAQMEKKARSEEERTEAAELEARAIAEQKLQKVRAELERLRLQAEQVLPAQANQKAKELRARGMAAATAEDVKASALVNDLLTQVWEEAGSTAELVFLLQQIEMVLDHATRLPGRLHLKRITTLDGNDASSLASLVALNHVVVRQFFDQVKEIFGIDLIDTLSNRGN, encoded by the coding sequence ATGTCTTCACGACTGCTCCATGAGCAGCCCTCACAACCGCTTGGATTCCTGTCGAGGGACCAAAACAACACAGTCGCAGGTGGAGTGGGCATTGTTGTTGTCAGTCTTGTGGGACTGACCCTTCTGAGTCGATGGATGATACGAATCTGTCGCCCCAATGAAATGTTGGTTGTGACGGGGTCACGCTCCAACCAAGGAAGTCAGGGGTTCAAGGGATATCGAGTTGTTGCTAATGGTGGTTGGACGTTTGTGAAACCTGTGCTCGAAACAGCACGGCGAATGGATGTCACACTTCTACCTGTTTTGGTTGAAGTAAAAAATGCTTACTCCAATGGAGGCACACCCCTGAATATTCAGGCGATTGCCAACGTGAAGGTCAGTACGGATCCTGATGTTCGCAACAATGCAATCGAACGTTTTCTCGGACGTGATTCCCGTGAAATTATCCAGGTTGCACAAGAAAACCTAGAGGGCAATCTTCGTAGTGTTCTTGCACAGCTCACTCCGGAAGAGGTGAATGAAGACCGTCTTCGTTTTGCTGAGCAAATTGCCAAAGATGTGGGCGATGACCTGAGACGACTCGGACTTCAACTGGATACGTTAAAGATTCAAAGCGTTTCAGATGATGTTGATTATCTCAATTCAATTAGTCGAAGAAGAGTTGCTCAGATCGTCCGTGATGCAGAAATTGCAGAGGCTGAGGCGATCGGTCAAGCTGAGCGAGTTGAAGCGGAAATGGAAGAAAAAGCTGAAGTGGTGCGGACTGAGGCTCAGACCGTGGTTCTTGAAAAAGATAACGGTGTGCGTACCAAAATAGCCCAAATGGAAAAGAAGGCTCGATCTGAAGAGGAGAGAACAGAAGCGGCTGAATTGGAAGCTAGAGCGATAGCGGAGCAAAAACTACAAAAAGTAAGAGCTGAGCTGGAGCGATTAAGGCTGCAAGCCGAACAAGTTCTTCCTGCACAAGCAAATCAAAAGGCTAAAGAATTAAGAGCTCGTGGCATGGCTGCTGCAACGGCCGAGGACGTTAAGGCAAGTGCGTTAGTGAATGATCTACTCACACAGGTCTGGGAAGAGGCTGGTAGCACTGCAGAGCTCGTTTTTTTGCTTCAGCAAATTGAAATGGTGCTTGATCACGCCACACGTCTTCCTGGACGACTTCATTTGAAAAGGATTACAACCTTGGATGGAAACGATGCATCCAGTCTTGCCAGCCTTGTAGCGCTGAATCACGTTGTTGTCCGTCAGTTCTTTGATCAAGTCAAAGAAATTTTTGGCATTGATCTTATCGACACACTATCAAACAGAGGAAATTAG
- a CDS encoding DUF427 domain-containing protein, which yields MIDVKLSIINEAVNGITCCRLNLVKMHIRMLPKEHVSDYPRPPKVELINGNVSVTIGTEVIAEDTYYIRVCETFHPPTIYINQDAFTIGTLKRASGPVSYCEWKGLADYWTLSKSDGSEVRHRAGWSYPRPSKRFEQLTDWIAVYPRLVDTCLLEGEKAKPQPGSFYGGWVTSWTIGPFKGDPNHPELL from the coding sequence ATGATAGACGTCAAATTATCAATAATCAATGAAGCGGTCAACGGTATCACCTGCTGCCGTCTAAACTTAGTGAAAATGCATATTCGAATGCTACCCAAAGAGCATGTATCAGATTATCCAAGACCGCCAAAGGTCGAACTCATTAATGGGAATGTATCTGTGACAATTGGAACTGAAGTGATTGCTGAGGATACTTATTATATCCGTGTGTGTGAAACATTCCATCCACCTACCATTTATATCAACCAAGATGCTTTCACTATTGGAACACTAAAACGAGCCTCTGGACCCGTCTCATACTGCGAATGGAAAGGACTAGCTGATTACTGGACATTGAGCAAGTCTGATGGAAGTGAAGTGCGACATCGTGCTGGATGGAGCTATCCAAGGCCTAGCAAACGCTTTGAGCAACTTACGGACTGGATTGCTGTTTACCCTCGATTAGTGGATACCTGTCTATTGGAAGGAGAGAAGGCTAAGCCACAGCCAGGATCATTTTATGGCGGATGGGTAACAAGTTGGACAATTGGTCCATTTAAAGGAGATCCAAACCACCCTGAATTACTCTAA
- a CDS encoding NfeD family protein, protein MVWTYSFCLVAGVVLIALSLDNDAGGLDGDGLGGNLSLLFSTPFWSFGLCGFGLCGLLMLILSPKDSGLPTLIVASAMGLAMGWGASHVLRLMSRREADTLIRNDDLVGQQGQITLTVAKNQRGFVELKVRGSLIRRPALSNAGTLEEGTMVVVVASDQHTLRVDRM, encoded by the coding sequence ATGGTTTGGACCTACTCCTTTTGCCTTGTTGCAGGCGTTGTCTTGATTGCCCTCTCTCTTGACAATGATGCTGGTGGGCTGGATGGCGATGGTTTAGGCGGAAACCTAAGCCTGTTATTCAGTACGCCGTTTTGGTCATTCGGACTCTGTGGATTTGGGTTATGCGGTCTGTTGATGTTAATTCTTAGTCCTAAGGACAGCGGCTTGCCCACTTTGATCGTTGCCAGCGCTATGGGGCTGGCTATGGGATGGGGAGCTTCACACGTTTTGCGCTTGATGAGCCGCCGGGAGGCAGACACCCTCATCCGAAATGACGACTTAGTTGGTCAACAAGGACAAATCACTCTGACTGTTGCCAAAAACCAACGTGGCTTTGTTGAATTGAAAGTGCGTGGCAGTTTGATCCGCAGACCTGCTCTTAGCAATGCAGGAACACTCGAAGAAGGGACCATGGTGGTGGTCGTGGCTAGTGATCAGCACACCCTGCGCGTGGACCGAATGTGA
- a CDS encoding DUF3598 family protein, with protein MKERESAPTQNWNSFWNFHLGAWSGKWSRYQPTGELSETFLSCRSFSADPHKKCINQLNQYLYDDGQNVKKEWNYSFLEHCKEDGFMHPASDYMRGLAFKNGAAAWLVPQLILNQYFPMELFLANKNVRLSVGMLYGLNGALERIACIREQRNNLVQSTWSDDVQMIPSWDIGNNWRGITNTIDATLNRSRVAGTFEMTSQPGDNEYFFPDNIILRCPERLSFNKPFAISSIWLESNNQLRTIMASYGADSSLIDVRLQHLSR; from the coding sequence ATGAAAGAGCGTGAATCAGCACCTACACAAAATTGGAATTCATTTTGGAATTTCCACTTAGGAGCCTGGAGTGGAAAGTGGTCGCGTTATCAACCAACTGGTGAGTTATCAGAAACATTTCTAAGTTGCCGATCCTTTAGTGCAGATCCACACAAAAAATGTATCAACCAATTGAACCAGTATTTATATGATGATGGACAGAATGTCAAAAAAGAATGGAATTACAGCTTCCTAGAGCACTGCAAAGAAGATGGATTCATGCATCCAGCAAGTGACTACATGAGAGGCCTAGCTTTCAAGAATGGTGCTGCCGCATGGCTCGTTCCTCAGCTCATTCTAAACCAATATTTTCCAATGGAGCTTTTTCTTGCCAACAAAAATGTACGTCTCAGCGTCGGCATGCTCTATGGGTTGAACGGTGCACTTGAGAGAATAGCCTGCATTCGTGAGCAGAGGAATAATCTAGTTCAGTCAACCTGGTCAGATGACGTTCAAATGATCCCGTCTTGGGACATAGGAAACAACTGGCGAGGAATCACTAATACTATTGATGCAACTTTAAATCGATCGAGAGTTGCAGGTACATTTGAAATGACTTCACAACCTGGTGATAACGAATACTTTTTTCCTGATAACATAATTTTACGCTGTCCAGAAAGACTTAGTTTCAATAAACCATTTGCAATAAGTTCGATATGGCTTGAATCCAACAATCAGCTAAGGACAATCATGGCATCCTATGGGGCCGATTCAAGCTTAATTGACGTTCGCCTACAGCATCTATCACGATAA
- a CDS encoding acyltransferase family protein — MNSQQLSNTKRLLFLDQIKALMIALVIVFHVALEIRYPWLGVLIPNGGSEHLLFETVADWFLFTTNAFFMGMLFLLSGYFVPRSVHKKGIARYLKDRLLRIGVPFLVGLLLINNASVILARLSPESPLANIAWNQLPFNKVGVLWFLVVLFAFDLIYCTWIRLRGDHFAIDTSVPMPKQRCWLISAVVLALIELVMSMQTDLWAALQRSPFDGLGTQGMHIFTYAFLFFLGCKASFHRWLERLDTHLVVRWFRFSVVLALSLLMVGIVIAFGGGADGAHSVKFSLLMSLLSLFIGWGVMAYLLLWFQRHEQRYGQWLANAGIDSFGAYIIHPLVLVVVLEAVGFIGLNHWLIFLAASALGIVISFGLSHQLRRIPAIAKVI; from the coding sequence ATGAATAGCCAACAGCTCAGCAATACCAAGCGTTTGCTTTTCCTTGACCAGATCAAAGCATTGATGATCGCGTTGGTGATTGTCTTCCATGTGGCGTTGGAAATACGCTATCCATGGCTCGGCGTTCTAATTCCCAACGGAGGATCAGAGCACCTGTTGTTTGAAACGGTTGCGGACTGGTTTTTGTTTACCACCAATGCCTTCTTTATGGGTATGCTGTTTCTACTTTCGGGCTACTTTGTCCCACGTTCGGTGCACAAAAAGGGCATTGCGCGCTACCTGAAGGATCGGCTCCTACGCATCGGCGTACCCTTCCTGGTCGGCTTGCTGTTAATCAATAACGCCTCAGTGATTTTGGCCCGCCTCTCGCCTGAAAGTCCATTGGCCAATATTGCCTGGAATCAGTTGCCTTTTAACAAGGTAGGGGTGCTTTGGTTTTTGGTCGTTCTGTTCGCCTTTGATTTGATCTATTGCACTTGGATTCGGCTGCGGGGTGATCACTTTGCCATTGATACTTCTGTGCCCATGCCTAAACAGCGTTGTTGGCTGATCAGTGCCGTTGTACTCGCGTTGATCGAGTTAGTGATGTCGATGCAGACTGATCTCTGGGCAGCGTTGCAGCGTTCACCGTTTGATGGCCTAGGAACCCAGGGCATGCATATATTCACTTATGCATTTCTATTTTTTTTGGGATGCAAGGCATCGTTTCATCGTTGGCTGGAGCGTCTTGATACCCATTTGGTTGTGCGGTGGTTTCGCTTTTCAGTGGTGTTAGCTCTCAGCCTTCTGATGGTGGGAATAGTTATTGCATTTGGCGGTGGGGCTGATGGAGCTCATTCCGTCAAATTTTCGTTGTTGATGAGTCTCCTAAGTCTCTTCATCGGCTGGGGAGTTATGGCCTATCTGCTTTTGTGGTTCCAGCGTCATGAGCAGCGCTACGGCCAATGGCTGGCCAATGCTGGAATCGATAGCTTTGGAGCTTACATAATTCATCCTTTAGTACTGGTAGTGGTGCTTGAGGCCGTTGGTTTCATTGGCCTCAACCATTGGCTGATCTTCTTAGCAGCGTCAGCCCTTGGGATTGTGATCTCATTCGGACTCAGCCATCAGCTGCGGCGAATACCAGCTATTGCCAAGGTGATCTGA
- a CDS encoding PAP/fibrillin family protein, with the protein MNQTEQLIELLRKNPKSNLIASLIQEVESCSQVNLDSDADLLKGVWELRWSSSTQPWLKQASWLENIQVLDPQQKKGMNLLRVNGPIGSLAMIAVEAELSVNRDNKVGVQFKKGGWIGPSTNNGWRPKLMKSINQSFPAWLDITAINKTLRICRGNAGTCFALIKRQDLAVTDWIPASPQNVAE; encoded by the coding sequence ATGAATCAAACTGAACAACTCATTGAGCTACTTCGTAAAAATCCCAAAAGCAATTTAATTGCTTCACTCATTCAGGAAGTTGAATCCTGTTCACAGGTGAACCTTGATAGTGATGCAGATCTGCTAAAAGGTGTTTGGGAATTGAGATGGAGTAGCTCAACCCAGCCGTGGCTTAAACAAGCCTCCTGGCTTGAAAATATACAAGTTCTTGATCCACAACAAAAAAAGGGCATGAATTTACTACGTGTAAATGGACCCATTGGATCGCTTGCTATGATTGCTGTTGAAGCAGAATTATCTGTTAATAGAGACAATAAAGTTGGCGTGCAATTCAAAAAAGGAGGTTGGATTGGACCCTCTACAAACAATGGATGGAGACCTAAATTAATGAAATCTATAAATCAATCTTTTCCTGCATGGCTAGATATTACCGCAATTAATAAGACATTAAGGATATGTCGTGGGAATGCAGGAACATGTTTCGCTCTCATTAAGAGACAAGATTTGGCAGTTACTGACTGGATTCCTGCTTCCCCACAAAACGTAGCTGAGTAG
- a CDS encoding tetratricopeptide repeat protein yields the protein MTVRSVVTTFFMLCMSLLLAAYANTSEDHINKGINHLEDMNYRGALIDFNSEIMLNPDNAPAFNYRGVTKAKLGDFDGAIMDYNRSINLEPNSIEALNNRGIAKARTGDLDGSISDFDIAISIDPLNGNSYFNHGMAMDMISNITSACSDWEKSYNLGFKEANRFVKQKCS from the coding sequence GTGACCGTGCGTTCAGTCGTAACTACTTTCTTCATGCTTTGTATGTCGCTACTTTTAGCGGCATATGCAAACACAAGCGAAGATCACATAAATAAAGGTATCAATCATCTTGAGGACATGAACTATAGAGGCGCACTGATAGATTTCAATAGCGAAATCATGCTCAATCCAGATAATGCACCTGCGTTTAACTATCGCGGGGTAACCAAAGCAAAACTAGGTGATTTTGATGGGGCAATAATGGACTACAATAGAAGTATAAACTTAGAGCCTAATAGTATTGAAGCTTTAAACAATCGTGGTATTGCTAAAGCAAGGACTGGAGATCTTGACGGTTCAATTTCAGACTTTGATATAGCTATTTCAATAGACCCATTAAATGGCAATTCCTACTTTAATCATGGCATGGCAATGGATATGATTTCAAACATTACAAGTGCTTGTTCTGATTGGGAAAAATCATATAATCTTGGTTTCAAAGAAGCAAATAGATTTGTGAAACAAAAATGTTCTTAG
- a CDS encoding class I SAM-dependent methyltransferase: protein MMPTTSGMKGGGYYDANSSAQRSALEAFLPWLEASIPGLVISSDCQTPIGILDVGSSEGGNAIYAMNRLISTLRCCSSQSIWVFFNDLPTNDFNHLFLNLSCDDDDLTLSHTNIFPGAISGTAFDRLVPDRTLHISTTFNAIGWLEKEPDSAIPHYILPMEPGLLAPRDGVYVTESEQEPFRLQAANDLHRYYATRSQELVTGGKLLVQVFGRNNCFSTSNGIYDVLSDAILDCVEGGLLPRKVYEDLIFPIYFRTIEELSAPIQTDEHLSQAFHVEKAESREVPVPFNLVFADTGDELIWARSYCGFLRAFTETILASALPGNMSISSALDKIYGQVEQRLVSNPARYEFHYISVGLLLTRL, encoded by the coding sequence ATGATGCCAACTACGTCAGGAATGAAAGGGGGTGGTTATTACGATGCTAACTCGTCAGCTCAACGTTCAGCGTTGGAAGCTTTTCTGCCTTGGCTCGAAGCTTCGATTCCAGGATTAGTCATTTCATCTGATTGCCAAACACCTATAGGCATATTGGATGTTGGATCTTCTGAGGGAGGCAATGCTATCTACGCAATGAACCGCCTTATCAGTACATTACGTTGCTGTTCAAGCCAGTCGATCTGGGTGTTTTTTAATGATCTTCCCACAAATGATTTTAATCATCTTTTTTTAAATCTTTCTTGTGATGATGATGATTTAACTCTTTCGCATACAAATATCTTTCCTGGTGCTATCAGTGGAACAGCGTTTGATCGTCTTGTTCCTGATAGGACTCTACATATCTCCACAACCTTCAACGCAATCGGATGGCTTGAGAAAGAACCAGACTCAGCAATTCCACATTATATACTCCCAATGGAGCCCGGGTTATTAGCTCCACGTGATGGTGTTTATGTCACTGAGAGTGAACAAGAACCGTTCAGACTTCAAGCTGCCAATGATCTACATCGTTACTATGCCACTCGTTCCCAGGAACTTGTTACCGGTGGCAAGCTTCTTGTCCAGGTCTTTGGCAGGAATAACTGCTTCTCAACTAGCAATGGAATCTATGATGTCCTGAGTGATGCGATTCTCGACTGTGTAGAGGGGGGCCTACTTCCACGTAAAGTCTATGAGGATCTCATATTTCCAATCTATTTCCGAACGATTGAAGAATTAAGTGCTCCAATTCAAACTGATGAACATCTTTCTCAAGCCTTTCATGTGGAGAAGGCCGAAAGCCGTGAGGTTCCTGTTCCATTTAATCTTGTCTTCGCAGATACTGGTGATGAATTGATATGGGCTCGCAGTTATTGTGGTTTTTTGCGTGCTTTTACAGAAACAATTCTGGCTTCTGCGTTACCAGGCAACATGTCAATATCAAGTGCTTTAGATAAGATTTACGGACAGGTAGAACAACGGCTCGTATCCAATCCTGCTCGTTATGAGTTCCATTACATATCTGTAGGATTATTATTAACTCGTCTCTAA